A region of the Gigantopelta aegis isolate Gae_Host chromosome 11, Gae_host_genome, whole genome shotgun sequence genome:
ACTGACTGTTTGCAGCTAATCGTTGCATTTGTTGTCAGTTTCTATGAATAATAAAGTACTAGGCTAGTACTAGTACGGCatgcttttattaaaacaaatcccATGTTACTCTGTGTAAatgttacttttcaacattattgtgtgcaagttatacaataaaatgactGTGCGTCGTACCTTCCAGAAATTAACTATGGCTTCCTAGTTCGAAAGTAATACCTTTGTCTttcaaactaaataaatataagaTTATTTAACTTCTAGTTGAACCCCACTGCGTGGACAACTAGGCAAGATTTTACCacgttatttattgtttgtcacTTCAGTGACGTGGCAAGTAAATGCTGTGGTCGCATTTGTGGGGTCCAAAATGCACTGAAAACTACCATTGGGTCTGACTTTACTGGTCGTAATCCGTAATAGCGGGGTGGTTTTGCTATAAAATAATAAGCAGATATCAGTCTTTATAGCGCGGTGTTCTTTGAACCGGGGTGGTCGTTAGGTGGGGTTTTACTTTAGTTTACCCGTCATATTAcccatgtaataatttttttacgaAATACAAGTATTTTCCGCACCAGGCCCCATAATTCTTTCAAAACCACTTTACATTCataccaataaataaataaataagcaaacaaacaaacaaacataccatTAGTATCTTGTTCGTTCTTTCAGCCGACGAATATGGTGGGACAGTTTGTGTAACAGAAGGCGTGAAgacgaaaaaagaaaagaaaatgcatcATAAAGTCCAAGAATGAAATGTCTTTACCACTTCGTTAATGTTCCACGTGTAACCATAGCTACTTCGGAGATGTGTATTTGTGAACTAGAAGTGTATGGTCAGGTCATCGTCACAGTTTAATTCCACAGAAGTCAACTTCAGTTTAGATTATTTAAAAGTCATCACGTGAACTTGTTCTGATCTCACTCTAAAAGGAAATAATACTAGAAGCATATGGTCAGGACATCATCACAATTTAATGTTTCTAAAGAAGAAGTTGTCCATGATTTGAGTTGAGTTTCTTTAAATGACATCACGTGAACTTGTTGTTCCTTACTCTAAAAGGAAGTAATACTAGTAGTGTATGGTCAGGACATCATCGCAGTTTAATGTTTCTAGCAAACACGTTTTCCATGACTTGAGTTTAGTTTCTTTAAATTACATCGTGGACGTCCTCACTCTTAAAAGACAGGAATACACTGGCACACAGATGCAGTTTAATCCTTCCAAATCCACAAGTTGTTGGGACTtgattttagtttatttaaatgACATCAAGTGAACCTGTTGCATACTCACTTTAACAAGAAAGACTACAAGTTGTCTGTGATGCGTTTAGTTTAGTTAATTGCCATCAAGTGGATCTGTTTAGTCCTCATTCTAAAAGGAATACTAGTCGCAGCTTAATCCTTATAAAGCCAACAAGCTGTGATTAGagtttactttatttaaatgaCATTCAGTGGACTCTTAAAAATCAGTCATAAAGAGATATGAACAACACGTCGACGCCGTGCGATGATGAACTGCCTGGCACTAGATACAGTATTGCCGCCATCATCGTCCTTTGTCTGTTGGCTGTGCTGGGCATGGCCGTAAATATGATCCTCATCCTCGCCATCATCGCCTGCAAGCGACTCCGGAACCTGCCCAACCTGTTTGTGCTGTCTCGTGCCGTCGCTGACCTCGGCGTGTGTGTACTGGTGATGCCGTTCGGTATTTACAAATACCACCACTACAGCAGATGGGTGCTGGGGCATCAGCTGTGTCTGGTGTTCGGCAGCATCACCGTGATGCTGTTCTTGGCGTCCATCCTTCACATCCTCATGATAGCCGTGCACCGTTACATCGTCATCTGTCACCCCACCTACCAGAAGCATATGGGCCTTGCCCGGGTGCTAATCATGCTGTCCATCTGCTGGCTTATCCCCTTGTGTTTCTCTTTCCCGCCCATCATGAACGAGTGGCACGCAATAGGCTTGAGCAAAACAATCCCCTGTTTCTCGTTCAGAAAGCGGTGCCTGATTATGTTCAACATGACATACGCGATTATTTGCGGCCTCATCATGTACTACATCCCTGCCGGTATCATGGTGTTCTGTCACATGAAGCTGCGTTTTGGTCGCCCTCGCCGGTTAAGCATCATTTCCACGGACCAGAACGATGTCGTCATGGTACGCACGCTCAGCATCCTCATGGCGTGTTTCGGCCTGTGCTGGACGCCAGAATTTGTTGGCCGGACAATCGATCCTCTGCTCGGCTACGTGGCACCGTCGGATCTCTGGGTCGGCTTCTACTTCCTGGGTTGCTTTAACTCGGTGGTCAACCCGTTCGTCTACTACCTGTCGAGCAGCAACTTCAGGTACAACATCCACAAGCTCATCATGTGCCAGATATGCTGCAGCCGCGACGACGGTGTCCTCCAGATGAATGAGCAGGAGGCGGAGGCGTCTGATATGATAGAGCCGGATTCGATGGAGCCGGATTCGACGATATTGCCGGCACAACCAATAGTGATGATGACACTGCCAACAGACATGCCGAAAGAAACGACACTACCGACTGAGACAGTAAAAATGCCAAATGCGACGACGACGACTGCGAAGTGATGAAAGTTGTGCCGGTCAGAGTTCAAGATGAAGTCTTCAAATGGAGGACAAAATCTGTGTGTTTTTCAGTGTTCCTACACAGACTCTGTGCAGGTCAGGCTACCTAACAAAGTACCACACCAGTTTAATAACAGAGATACATGTCGCCTTCAAACAGTGAATGTTAAttctggtttaaaaaaaaaaaaacacctaagtttcttgcttaaaatattCAATCCAGTGACACCATAATGTGAACAGAAGCTAAAGACTATAgacccatattttcgaagctatcttagcgctacgatatcgtaaaaccgttgTAGGTTATGGCGAGAGTCGTAGTGTCGTCATAGCTTGCAATGGTTTTACATCATAGCACTAAGAAATCGTAGAAGATCTGTAGCCTTGTCTTGATGTGATGCGCTCTGAAATGttgattattgttttgttaagtAGTTACCACAAATACATCCTACAGTTTGTGACAAGTGTGCGACACTTGACCTGAGTGTGAACATAGGTATCTCAGTGTGAACATAGGTATTTTCCAGTGTTCGACAACTATTTGATAAAaatcactagccctcacagaagcttgcactagtgtcctatgtattatagtaatagagTTGGTAATTTTCACTAGTCCAGATCAAAACGTCACTAGCGGAACGGAGGCCAAGTGGATTAGCTGAACCTTGAATCCATGATTTATCTCAGATAAGATTTGAATATTTTAGGTTGTTGAAtgctgaacaaaaataaataccaaaTACTGTACTGAACCGCTTTAAAAACGCAACACTCACTGTtgtacaaaacatttcatatttcatttaatgAACATCTTAAAATCAATTGCAATTCATAACTGACCACCAAATGATGACTTACTATCACTAAAGTTGTAGTGTGCAAGCCCGTTGGTTTACGCATGCGCGGTAATATTTCTCTTTTAACGTCTCGGGTTTCATTATGGCCGCTACGCGATTACATGAATGTGTTGCATCTTCTACGTATCAACGGAATGCGCGTCGGATTGCGGGCTGTCGAAGAATTACCAGACTGGTACGTTGGTCTGGTGTTTGTAACAACTGCTAGTGATGTCCCTCGACTTGTCCGGCAGTGGAAGCTGAGCTCAAGAAATGATTTCTCAGATGCTGATACTAGTAACAAATTAGACCTACCTGTGATGTCCC
Encoded here:
- the LOC121384993 gene encoding 5-hydroxytryptamine receptor 4-like isoform X3: MNNTSTPCDDELPGTRYSIAAIIVLCLLAVLGMAVNMILILAIIACKRLRNLPNLFVLSRAVADLGVCVLVMPFGIYKYHHYSRWVLGHQLCLVFGSITVMLFLASILHILMIAVHRYIVICHPTYQKHMGLARVLIMLSICWLIPLCFSFPPIMNEWHAIGLSKTIPCFSFRKRCLIMFNMTYAIICGLIMYYIPAGIMVFCHMKLRFGRPRRLSIISTDQNDVVMVRTLSILMACFGLCWTPEFVGRTIDPLLGYVAPSDLWVGFYFLGCFNSVVNPFVYYLSSSNFRYNIHKLIMCQICCSRDDGVLQMNEQEAEASDMIEPDSMEPDSTILPAQPIVMMTLPTDMPKETTLPTETVKMPNATTTTAK